One window from the genome of Candidatus Hydrogenedentota bacterium encodes:
- a CDS encoding PASTA domain-containing protein, with amino-acid sequence MKRFLSAVFMAAVLVLFAPSMAFAKSSYQTSFTNAYPQADNSRIDSCLICHTNANPNVNSARNAYGTAWKNAGKSFAAIENQDSDGDGYANLTEINAFTFPGNAADKPADMATVPNVVGQSQAAAQTAITGAGLTVGTVTQQYSGTVAAGNVISQSPLGGASVSPGTAVNLVVSQGPAPVTVPNVVGQGQAAAQTAITGAGLTVGTVTQQYSGTVAAGNVI; translated from the coding sequence ATGAAGCGTTTTCTTTCCGCGGTGTTCATGGCGGCGGTGCTGGTGCTGTTCGCCCCCTCCATGGCTTTCGCAAAGAGCAGTTATCAGACCAGTTTCACCAACGCCTATCCACAGGCGGACAACTCGCGCATTGACAGTTGCCTGATTTGCCACACCAACGCAAACCCCAACGTGAACAGCGCCCGGAACGCCTACGGGACGGCCTGGAAAAACGCCGGGAAGAGTTTTGCGGCGATTGAAAACCAGGATTCGGACGGGGATGGATACGCCAACCTGACGGAAATCAACGCGTTTACCTTTCCAGGCAACGCCGCCGACAAACCCGCCGATATGGCGACGGTTCCGAACGTGGTGGGGCAGAGCCAGGCCGCCGCGCAGACGGCGATTACGGGCGCGGGCCTGACTGTGGGGACGGTGACACAGCAATACAGCGGGACGGTTGCCGCCGGGAATGTCATCAGCCAGAGTCCGTTGGGCGGCGCCTCGGTGAGTCCCGGTACGGCGGTGAACTTGGTGGTTTCGCAGGGTCCTGCGCCGGTGACGGTCCCGAACGTGGTGGGTCAGGGCCAGGCCGCCGCGCAGACGGCGATTACGGGCGCGGGCCTGACCGTGGGGACGGTGACACAGCAATACAGCGGGACGGTTGCCGCCGGGAATGTCATCA
- a CDS encoding cytochrome c3 family protein encodes MLHKTGKHWLAAILAMSLLGACATLTSLYRSTSDRGINIPHKKHADEGLACADCHEPNDQGEPGMPNHDMCSACHEFDPEKPDDTCKQCHSRPDQKVDPVARLLSPEVIFSHAAHTEKEVDCEQCHTNVEKGVLPAGDRMKFCMDCHAKTDPKLNECSVCHSELDRDVRPTMRRGARIAHDNPQLWESLHGRESRKDPDYCALCHTDGESCDECHRNKAPTSHNAAWRGRSHGLRASWDREKCSVCHEEDSCARCHQNTKPRSHRAGWGEPLNTHCVSCHYPPSDTGCTVCHERIEHPKALASPHNVGVYFKCGVCHPGGSPYRAPHVMNTGIRCMACH; translated from the coding sequence ATGTTGCATAAAACCGGAAAGCACTGGCTGGCGGCGATTCTCGCCATGTCGCTGCTGGGCGCCTGCGCCACCTTGACCTCGCTCTACCGGTCCACGTCGGACCGGGGAATCAACATTCCCCACAAGAAGCACGCCGACGAGGGGCTGGCCTGCGCCGACTGCCACGAGCCCAACGACCAGGGCGAGCCCGGCATGCCCAACCATGACATGTGCAGCGCCTGCCACGAGTTCGACCCGGAGAAGCCGGACGACACCTGCAAACAGTGCCACTCCCGCCCCGACCAGAAGGTGGACCCCGTCGCGCGCCTGCTCAGTCCGGAGGTGATATTCAGCCACGCCGCGCACACCGAAAAAGAGGTGGACTGCGAGCAGTGCCACACCAACGTGGAAAAGGGCGTCCTGCCCGCGGGCGACCGGATGAAGTTCTGCATGGACTGCCACGCGAAGACCGACCCCAAACTCAACGAGTGCTCCGTCTGCCACTCGGAGCTGGACAGGGACGTGCGGCCCACCATGCGCCGCGGGGCGCGAATCGCCCACGACAACCCGCAGCTCTGGGAGTCCCTGCACGGCCGCGAGTCGCGGAAAGACCCGGACTACTGCGCCCTCTGCCACACGGACGGCGAGTCCTGCGACGAATGCCACCGGAACAAGGCGCCCACGAGCCACAACGCCGCATGGCGCGGCCGCAGCCACGGGCTGCGCGCCTCGTGGGACCGCGAGAAATGCAGCGTCTGCCACGAGGAGGACTCCTGCGCCAGGTGCCACCAGAACACCAAGCCGCGCAGCCACCGCGCCGGATGGGGCGAGCCCCTCAACACCCACTGCGTCTCGTGCCACTATCCGCCGTCGGACACGGGATGCACCGTGTGCCATGAGCGCATCGAGCACCCGAAGGCCCTCGCCTCGCCCCACAATGTCGGGGTCTACTTCAAGTGCGGCGTCTGCCACCCCGGCGGCTCCCCCTACCGCGCGCCCCATGTGATGAACACCGGAATCCGCTGCATGGCCTGCCATTAG
- a CDS encoding PASTA domain-containing protein encodes MKRVRLSVLLVSVLMLCLAPSAAAKSGYLANFITTYPPADNTRIDNCLMCHVNASPNSNSARNSYGTAWRNAGKNFQAIGGVDSDGDGFSNLDEINALAYPGNASDKPAGTVAVPNLAGLAESAAQTAVTDAGLTVGTIGSQFSATVAAGAVISQNPAAGALVSPGAAVNLVVSLGPDPAAGIRAVLAAGFDAADTNGDGRLSFAEASAAAAGVDNAAFGAIDTNGDGFLDRAELGVPDGGAGGCNCGKSLLTPADFQKRLGDFFLTGLALSLLAAWGSRRR; translated from the coding sequence ATGAAGCGCGTGCGCCTTTCGGTGCTGCTTGTTTCCGTGCTGATGCTGTGTCTGGCGCCTTCAGCCGCCGCGAAGAGCGGGTACCTCGCCAATTTCATCACCACCTATCCCCCGGCCGACAACACGCGCATAGACAATTGCCTGATGTGCCATGTGAACGCCAGCCCGAACTCGAACAGCGCCCGGAACAGTTACGGCACCGCATGGCGCAATGCGGGCAAGAATTTCCAGGCCATCGGGGGGGTGGACTCAGACGGGGACGGTTTCAGCAACCTGGACGAAATCAACGCGCTGGCCTATCCCGGAAACGCCTCGGACAAGCCCGCGGGCACGGTGGCCGTGCCGAATCTGGCGGGTCTGGCCGAATCCGCCGCCCAGACGGCCGTCACGGACGCGGGCCTGACGGTGGGCACGATCGGCAGTCAGTTCAGCGCCACGGTTGCCGCGGGGGCCGTTATCAGCCAGAACCCCGCCGCGGGCGCGCTGGTCAGTCCCGGCGCCGCGGTGAATCTCGTGGTGTCCCTGGGGCCCGACCCCGCCGCCGGCATCCGGGCGGTGCTGGCCGCCGGGTTTGACGCCGCCGACACCAATGGTGACGGGCGTCTCAGTTTTGCGGAAGCCTCGGCCGCGGCCGCCGGCGTGGACAACGCCGCTTTCGGGGCGATTGACACCAACGGTGACGGTTTTCTTGACCGGGCCGAGCTGGGTGTTCCGGATGGGGGCGCGGGGGGCTGCAACTGCGGCAAATCACTTTTAACCCCGGCGGATTTCCAGAAACGCCTGGGTGACTTCTTCCTTACCGGGCTGGCGCTGAGCCTTCTCGCCGCATGGGGGTCGCGCCGGCGTTAG